In the Pristis pectinata isolate sPriPec2 chromosome 35, sPriPec2.1.pri, whole genome shotgun sequence genome, one interval contains:
- the polr1g gene encoding CD3e molecule, epsilon associated protein, giving the protein MEPPPGAGVRGRARYQSPPEFQACPQAAPRGLRDPSAELWLIKAPAGFQPRSFSGKKIPLVGFDTLRSKTCEDKVYNVFATPGNADDVCLILPSEEEGRTDSYSDFAGCITIDENWEGTGSSCEPCSIPTSPAPGIPLDLKLRFQPFGVGPPGWSPRKQQRAPSSRKRRAREEPANGGLETVHQAADPETQGGSRKRKRSKERQEGVFQASDPETEPKHRKRKKRSKGESHEAVPRESDCRHKKKKKKKDKS; this is encoded by the exons ATGGAGCCGCCGCCCGGGGCCGGGGTGCGCGGCCGAGCCCGGTACCAGAGCCCGCCCGAGTTCCAGGCCTGTCCGCAGGCGGCGCCCCGGGGGCTCCGCGACCCCTCGGCCGAGCTGTGGCTGATCAAAGCGCCGGCCGGCTTCCAGCCCCGCAG TTTCTCTGGAAAGAAGATCCCATTGGTTGGTTTTGACACTCTCCGGTCTAAAACGTGCGAGGACAAAGTTTACAACGTGTTTGCCACACCGGGCAATGCAGACGACGTCTGTTTGATCCTCCCCTCGGAAGAAGAGGGCAGGACGGATAGCTACTCTGATTTTGCCGGGTGCATCACCATCGACGAGAACTGGGAGGGCACAGGCAGCAGTTGTGAGCCATGCTCCATCCCCACCAGCCCTGCTCCTGGCATCCCACTGGACTTGAAACTCCGGTTCCAGCCTTTCGGGGTGGGCCCACCCGGCTGGTCACCCAGGAAACAGCAGCGGGCGCCGAGCAGCAGGAAGAGGCGGGCAAGAGAGGAGCCGGCGAACGGGGGGCTCGAAACCGTCCACCAAGCTGCGGATCCTGAGACACAGGGCGGCTCCAGGAAAAGGAAGAGGAGCAAGGAGCGGCAGGAGGGTGTCTTCCAAGCGTCAGATCCAGAAACGGAGCCCAAGCACAGAAAGCGGAAGAAGAGGAGCAAAGGTGAGAGTCACGAGGCTGTGCCCCGTGAATCAGACTGCAGacacaagaagaagaagaagaagaaggataaGAGTTGA